TTTGACTACAGCCAAGTATAAATTTGAACCGCGCTTGCGAGAAGCATCGCCGTTGAGCTATGAAAGACCAGCGACCGCGCAGAGTTGAGACCATGTCAGAGGTCGATTTCAGTCGGATTCTCACTAACCCGATCCTGGATATCGCAGCCAGATTGTGGGACATTGACCGATACGCTGCCTTTCAGGTCTGTTATCGTTCGATGCGGTTTGTTGATGATCTGGTCGACGACGCGCGAACAAGCGAGCGTCCGATGTCCGACACCAAACGATCCGAGCTGGCCAACGACATCGGGCGAATCGTGGAGCAGTTGCAGGAGGGTAAGAGTACGGACCGGCGGCAACAGCAGTTGCTGGAGGTACTGAACAACTTTCAGATACCGGTTTGGCCGTGGCAGCGATTGGCTGGTGCTATGCTGTATGATCTGCACCATGACGGATTTGCCAGCTTTCATATCTTCCTGCGCTACTGCGAAGGGGCGGCCATAGCTCCGGCCGCGGTGTTTGTACACCTGTGCGGGATTGGGTTGAGCCGTGGGGAGGTGTCCCTACCCCCCTTTGACATTCGCCGTGTGGCGCGACCGCTGGCAATATTTTCGTATCTGACCCATATTCTGCGCGACTTTCACAAGGACCAAACGGCCGGGCTGAATTATTTTTCTGACGATTTGTTGAGAAAGCATGACCTCACACC
Above is a window of Candidatus Zixiibacteriota bacterium DNA encoding:
- a CDS encoding squalene/phytoene synthase family protein: MSEVDFSRILTNPILDIAARLWDIDRYAAFQVCYRSMRFVDDLVDDARTSERPMSDTKRSELANDIGRIVEQLQEGKSTDRRQQQLLEVLNNFQIPVWPWQRLAGAMLYDLHHDGFASFHIFLRYCEGAAIAPAAVFVHLCGIGLSRGEVSLPPFDIRRVARPLAIFSYLTHILRDFHKDQTAGLNYFSDDLLRKHDLTPASLEQIAESGTRPQSFRRLMADYCRMADYYRRRARAVLDFTASVLPPRYRTSLELIYELYLQVFERFDPLDTLYTSGELNPTPAEVQARIELTLARSESWKQH